In Allorhizobium pseudoryzae, the genomic window GACATGGTCAACATCGCCTATGATGCGCCGCTCGACATGCCGCCGCAGACGCAGATCGAGGATACCGAACGGCGCCTGTTCGAACTCGCCGAAACCGGTCGTTACGACGGCGGTTTCCAGTCGTTTGCCGATGCGGTCGCCCAGGCGATCGACATGGCGGGCGCTGCCTTCGAACGCGACGGGCATCTGTCGGGCATTTCGACCGGCATCATGTCGCTCGACGCCAAGATGGGCGGCCTGCAGCGGTCCGACTTGATCGTGCTCGCCGGTCGCCCGGGTATGGGCAAGACCTCGCTTGCCACAAACATCGCCTACAATATCGCCGCATCCTACGAGCCGGAAGTGCTGCCCGACGGCTCCTTCAAGGCGAAGAACGGCGGCGTCGTCGGTTTTTATTCGCTCGAAATGTCGTCCGAACAGCTGGCAACCCGTATCATCTCCGAGCAGACGGAAGTCTCGTCCTCCAAAATCCGCCGCGGTGACATCACCGAAGCCGATTTCGAAAAGCTCGTTGCCTGCAGCCAGATGATGCAGAAGGTGCCGCTGTTCATCGACCAGACCGGTGGTATCTCGATTGCGCAGCTCTCGGCACGCGCCCGGCGCCTGAAGCGCCAGCGCGGGCTCGATGTGCTGGTGGTGGACTATATCCAGCTGATGACCGGCTCCGGCAAGTCCGGCGAAAACCGCGTTCAGGAAGTCACCCAGATCACCACGGGCTTGAAGGCGCTCGGCAAGGAACTCAACGTTCCGATCATCGCGCTCTCGCAGCTCTCCCGTCAGGTGGAAAGCCGCGAAGACAAGCGCCCGCAGCTCTCCGACCTTCGCGAATCCGGCTCGATCGAGCAGGACGCCGACGTGGTGCTCTTCGTGTTCCGCGAGGAATACTACGTAAAGAACCTCGAGCCGCGCGATCCCGACGATCCGAAATATGGCGAGTGGGAAGCGCAGATGGACAAGGTGAAGGGTACGGCGGACGTGATCATCGCCAAGCAGCGTCACGGACCGACCGGCACCGTCAAACTCGCCTTCCAGTCGGAATACACCCGCTTTGCGGACCTCGCCGACCCGAGTTTTACGCAGTACGAGGAACATTGATTCTCAGACAGCGCCCCACGCTTCTGTGAGGCGGGAGTGCGCCACATCCCCCTTCTCCCCGTCAGAACGGGGAGAAGGTCGCGGCAGCGGGATGAGGGGCCAATGCGCTCATCATTTCAGCCGCTTGAGCCCCTCACCCCAGCCCTCTCCCCGCACGCGGGGAGAGGGGGCAAAGCGAGCGCCTGCCCTCACCCAGAGTGTCGGAATTCGCCGACCCGTGCGCACCGCGCCGAAGTAACCAGCCGCTATAGCCCCGCCCCTCTCAACACCGCGACCGTGACGACGCCTGCCGTGGCCGCAGGCAATAGCGAAAAACGCAGGGCAGCAAGAGCTGTCACGGCGCAGGCGATCGTTTCAGCAAGACCGGTGGCGATGGCGGTGGGGGTGACGACGGCCATCAGCACGGCCGGCGGCACCGCCGAGAGCGCCTTTTCCACGCGTGGCGAGAGGTCGAACCGGTTGACGAGCAGCGCGCCAACGAGGCGGGTGAAGACGGTGGCGGCCATCATGGCGAGGATGGCGGCGAGTGTCGCGGGATCGAGCG contains:
- a CDS encoding replicative DNA helicase, translated to MNEAARKLGHAGPAEPHYREAPNNLEAEQALLGAILVNNDAYYRVSDFLKPTHFHEPLHRKIFEVAGDIIRMGKIANPVTIKNFLPADTKVGELSIPQYLGRLAAEAVTIINAEDYGRAIYDLALRRALITIGEDMVNIAYDAPLDMPPQTQIEDTERRLFELAETGRYDGGFQSFADAVAQAIDMAGAAFERDGHLSGISTGIMSLDAKMGGLQRSDLIVLAGRPGMGKTSLATNIAYNIAASYEPEVLPDGSFKAKNGGVVGFYSLEMSSEQLATRIISEQTEVSSSKIRRGDITEADFEKLVACSQMMQKVPLFIDQTGGISIAQLSARARRLKRQRGLDVLVVDYIQLMTGSGKSGENRVQEVTQITTGLKALGKELNVPIIALSQLSRQVESREDKRPQLSDLRESGSIEQDADVVLFVFREEYYVKNLEPRDPDDPKYGEWEAQMDKVKGTADVIIAKQRHGPTGTVKLAFQSEYTRFADLADPSFTQYEEH
- a CDS encoding AzlD family protein; this encodes MTLDPATLAAILAMMAATVFTRLVGALLVNRFDLSPRVEKALSAVPPAVLMAVVTPTAIATGLAETIACAVTALAALRFSLLPAATAGVVTVAVLRGAGL